A segment of the Chloracidobacterium sp. genome:
AATCAGCGACCCTAGCGACAGCGTGAGGCAGGCGGCGACGCCAACCGGAATCGGCAGCGCGCCCGACGCCAGCGGCCGCTGGCGCTTGGTCGGATGCGCGCGGTCGTTCTCGATGTCAAGCAGGTCGTTGAGTAGATAAACGCCGCTGCTGAGCAGGCAAAACACAACGCAGGCGGCGCACACCAGTAGGGTTTCGCGCCGGTGGAAAAGGTTTTGTGAGAAAAGCAGCGCTGGAAACAGCAGGATGTTTTTCGTCCACTGCTGCGGACGCATCGCCTTGAACAGGGTTACTGGAAGGGAAACGACAGGCGAGGCAACGGCGGTCGGCATCGTTTGCGAATATAGCCGAATCAACGCGCCGTACGGTAGCGCCCACCAATTGCGCAGGGCAGTCTGCGTTAAGTCGGTGCAGCGAACTGAAGTTCGTACAACCGCCGGTAGGCGCCATGCGCGGCCGCCAGTGCGGCGTGCGTCCCGGCTTCAACAATGCGACCGCGCTCAAAAACCAGAATCCGGTCGGCGCGTTGGACGGTGGTCAGCCGGTGAGCAATGACCAGCGTCGTGCGTCCCTGCATCAACGCGGACAGCGCGGCTTGTACCGCCTGTTCGGATTCCGCATCGAGCGCCGAGGTCGCTTCATCCAGCAGCAAAATGGGCGCGTCGCGCAACAGCGCGCGGGCGATGGCGATCCGCTGCCGCTGTCCGCCGGAGAGGTTGCGCCCAGCTTCCCCAATGCGCGCATCGTAGCCGCCGCGTTCAATAATGAACTCGTGGGCGTAGGCCGCCCGCGCGGCGCGTTCAATGTCGGCGCGCGTCGCGTCCGGTTGTCCGTAGGCGATGTTGTCGGCGAACGTGCCGTCAAACAGCACCGTTTCCTGCGGGACATACGCCATCAGCCGCCGCAGCGCCGCGCGCGTTAGGCGGCGAATGTCCATCCCGTCTATGGCGATGACGCCCCGGTTGGGATCGTAGAACCGCAGCAGGAGCGCAAAGACGGTGCTTTTGCCGCCGCCGCTTGGCCCGACCAACGCCACGGTTTCCCCACGGCGAACGGTGAATGTCACGCCGTCCAGCGCCGGCGTGGTCGCCTGTGGATAGGTGAAGCCGACATCGGTGAACGTCAGCGTCTGGTGAAAGGTCGCCTTTGTCAGGGCGTTCGGCGCGTCGGCGACCGTCGCCGGTTCGTCAAGGAGGGCAAACAGCCGCCCGGCGGATACAAGCGCCTGTTGGTAGGCGTGATACGTTTGCGTCAGCTTGCGAATCGGATCGTAGAGCCGGACGAGCGCCAGCAGCGTCGCCGTGAACGTCCCGGCTGTGAGTTCCCCGGCGGCGATGAGCTGGTGCGTGTAGAAAATGACGCCCGCGCCGACCGCAACGCCCAGCAGATCGAGCAGGGGGGACGGCAAAAACAGCGCGCGCGCCGTCCGTAGGTTGAAGCGCCGAAGGCGCTGGATGGCTGCTTGAAATCGCGCCCGTTCGTAAGCCTCTGCGCCGTACGCCTGAACGATGCGATAGCCGGCCAGCGTCTCACTCGCCAAGGCCAACACATCCTCAATAGCCTGCTGCGTGGCGCGCCCAGCCTGACGCAAGCGGCGGCCGAAAATGCTGGTGAGCGTCGCCAACAGCGGGACGACCGCCAGCGTTAGCAGCGTGAGCTTCCACGACAGCACTAACGCCAGCCCGAGCAAACACAGAAGCGTAAACCCTTCGCGTAGAGCGTCTGCTAGATATTGCGCCACGCCGGACTGCACCTTTTCGATATCCGTGATGAGACAGTTGGTGATCTCGGCGGTGCGCCGACGGTCGAAGAAGGGAGCCGACTGGTCGAGTACACGTGCGAAAAGCGCCGTTCGCAGAGTGACGATGACCGATTGCCCGACGGAGGTGAGCAAAAAGTTGGCGGTGAATTCCGCAACGCCGCGTAGCAGGCTGAAACCAACGAGCAAGCCGAGTACGATCACCCAATACGCGCCGCCGGACGGCAACCAGTCGCTTAGACGCGGCAGGGAAAACCCGCCGACGTTGACGGGCGGCCCATCCAAAGTGACGCCCAAGCCATCGAAGATCGGTTGAATCAGAGCTGTTCGAGCCGCTTCAAAGAAGCCTACGCTGGCGGCGGCAAAAACGGCGACGGCAATTCGTCCGGTGTAGGGTCGTGTGTAGCGGAGCAGTCGCAGCAGGTTGTTCATGACGGAGCAGCGGCGTCAAAGCCTTGTTTCAGCCTTTTACCATGGTGGTGTGCCGGCGGTTGAACCCGGCGACCGGCGGAGCTTCTACCGTGGCCGGCGGCGTCACGGTAGGATGTCCGCTGTCCTGTGACGCCGTGCAAGGGAGAGAGCAGGGTGACCGTTCTCCGGCTGGAAAACGTAGAACTAGATGGACGTTACCGCGTTGAGCGCCATCTGGCGACCGGCGTCGAAACGGCGATTTTTCTGGCATTGGACAACGTCGCTGGTCGGCCGGTCGTCGTCAAGGCGTTTATCGCCCACCTGCGTAGTTTGTCGCCCGCGGCTGAACCATCCCATCCGCGTCTGGAGGCGTTTCGCCGCGAAGGGCTGTGGCTGGATCGAGTAAGTCACCCGAACATTGTTCAGCGACTAGCAAGCGGAAGGGCGTACGACTTAACTGGCGTGGCGTTTGATTACCACGTTCTTGAGTACCTTGCCGGGGGGTCGTTAGCCGCCCTGAGTCGGTCGGCAGGTGGATTGCCGCCGGATATGGCTCTGCGCTTGTTGCGTCAAGCGGCGGCGGCGCTTAGTCACTGTCATGCGCTTAGCGTCGTCCATGGCGACGTGGAACCAACCAATCTACTCCTGACAAGCGATCACCAAACGTTGAAGCTCGCTGACTTCGGCGCCGCCGCTGATGACGAAACACCGCGTCGTGGAGACCAAGCGGATGCCAATCGCTTGCGTATCTACGCCCCGCCGGAATGTCGCGCCGTAGCGCCTATGTCGGCGGCGACCGACGTGTACGGTTTAGCGAAGACTCTTTACGCCGTTCTGGCCGGCGAGCCGCCAACGGCCTACGTCGGCGAGCCAATTGGCGCGTTGCCGCCACGTCTCTCCGCTTGGCCGACAGCGGAGGCGCTGCTCGGTGTCCTGCGGCAGGCGACAGCGACACTAGTGACAGCACGCTATCCGAGCGTCGCCGCTTTCTGGTCGGAAGTAGAGCGTGTTCTAACGCCGCCAGCGACGGTTGAAACGACATTGACGTTGGTGCCCACGCCGGCTGGCCCCGCGCTAGAGGCCACAAACGGCGTGAGCGACCAACAGAGGAAACGACAGGATAAGGAAGACGACGCACCAGTTGCGAAAGCGACGGCGGAGATGGTCTCCGACTCCTCGCCAACTGTTCCACCGACG
Coding sequences within it:
- a CDS encoding protein kinase — its product is MTVLRLENVELDGRYRVERHLATGVETAIFLALDNVAGRPVVVKAFIAHLRSLSPAAEPSHPRLEAFRREGLWLDRVSHPNIVQRLASGRAYDLTGVAFDYHVLEYLAGGSLAALSRSAGGLPPDMALRLLRQAAAALSHCHALSVVHGDVEPTNLLLTSDHQTLKLADFGAAADDETPRRGDQADANRLRIYAPPECRAVAPMSAATDVYGLAKTLYAVLAGEPPTAYVGEPIGALPPRLSAWPTAEALLGVLRQATATLVTARYPSVAAFWSEVERVLTPPATVETTLTLVPTPAGPALEATNGVSDQQRKRQDKEDDAPVAKATAEMVSDSSPTVPPTITRLIGVGVCLAALVLFIGGLTALYRLARASVREYVQRRTPPTAPARPLFKVKVVTPTKVYAAPTDNPTPRDWLGDLAAGVEADVLEMKGDFYRIRPQKWARRKAALVTEGWVLREQVDGGF
- a CDS encoding ABC transporter transmembrane domain-containing protein gives rise to the protein MNNLLRLLRYTRPYTGRIAVAVFAAASVGFFEAARTALIQPIFDGLGVTLDGPPVNVGGFSLPRLSDWLPSGGAYWVIVLGLLVGFSLLRGVAEFTANFLLTSVGQSVIVTLRTALFARVLDQSAPFFDRRRTAEITNCLITDIEKVQSGVAQYLADALREGFTLLCLLGLALVLSWKLTLLTLAVVPLLATLTSIFGRRLRQAGRATQQAIEDVLALASETLAGYRIVQAYGAEAYERARFQAAIQRLRRFNLRTARALFLPSPLLDLLGVAVGAGVIFYTHQLIAAGELTAGTFTATLLALVRLYDPIRKLTQTYHAYQQALVSAGRLFALLDEPATVADAPNALTKATFHQTLTFTDVGFTYPQATTPALDGVTFTVRRGETVALVGPSGGGKSTVFALLLRFYDPNRGVIAIDGMDIRRLTRAALRRLMAYVPQETVLFDGTFADNIAYGQPDATRADIERAARAAYAHEFIIERGGYDARIGEAGRNLSGGQRQRIAIARALLRDAPILLLDEATSALDAESEQAVQAALSALMQGRTTLVIAHRLTTVQRADRILVFERGRIVEAGTHAALAAAHGAYRRLYELQFAAPT